Within the Enterobacter roggenkampii genome, the region GGTTAAACCCGTCAGACAACGCATCAACTGGGCAAAGCTGTTCTGGATGCTGCGCCAAAGTCCGCTCACGATGGTTGGCGGCGTCATTATGCTGGTGATGCTTTTCATTATGCTGGCCGCACCGTGGATCGTGCCGCACGACCCGAACGCGCTGGACCTGACCGCGCGCCTTCAGGCGCCGTCCGCGCAGCACTGGTTTGGTACCGACGAGGTGGGCCGCGATCTGTTCAGCCGCGTGCTGGCGGGCAGCCAGCAGTCCATTACCGCCGGGCTGGCGGTGGTGGTAATTGCGGGCGGCATCGGTTCGCTGCTGGGCTGTCTGTCCGGCGTGCTGGGCGGGCGCGGCGACGCCGTCATCATGCGGGTGATGGACATTATGCTCTCGATACCTTCCCTGGTGCTGACCATGGCGCTGGCCGCCGCGCTCGGGCCAAGCCTGTTTAACGCCATGCTGGCGATTGCGATTGTCCGCATTCCGTTTTACGTCCGCCTGGCGCGCGGCCAAACCCTGGTGGTGCGCCAGTTTACCTACGTGCAGGCCGCCCGCACCTTTGGCGCCTCCCGCTGGCATGTGATCCGCTGGCACATCCTGC harbors:
- the ddpC gene encoding D,D-dipeptide ABC transporter permease, translating into MMLTQETPVPVKPVRQRINWAKLFWMLRQSPLTMVGGVIMLVMLFIMLAAPWIVPHDPNALDLTARLQAPSAQHWFGTDEVGRDLFSRVLAGSQQSITAGLAVVVIAGGIGSLLGCLSGVLGGRGDAVIMRVMDIMLSIPSLVLTMALAAALGPSLFNAMLAIAIVRIPFYVRLARGQTLVVRQFTYVQAARTFGASRWHVIRWHILRNALPPLIVQASLDIGSAILMAATLGFIGLGAQQPTAEWGAMVAVGRNYVLDQWWYCAFPGAAILITAVGFNLFGDGIRDLLDPKSGGKQ